Proteins encoded within one genomic window of Mycolicibacterium aubagnense:
- a CDS encoding class I SAM-dependent methyltransferase, translated as MSSRQRLFRLFYRLGFTPWDGHPLATSLRELVEGDGALTPGTALDIGCGTGDNALYLAGLGWDVTGVDYVATAVQKARAKAAKRDASAPGAVRFDQADATRLTGQGIGADFGLIIDNGCLHGMSANDRDAYVGEVTAVAAPDARLLIVAFVPGASFGVPGIDPAEVERRFALGWTLLSSGDEPGLDRGGKNPARYYLFARRRT; from the coding sequence ATGTCGTCCCGACAGCGCTTGTTCCGGTTGTTCTACCGGCTCGGCTTCACTCCGTGGGACGGCCATCCACTAGCCACCAGCCTGCGTGAGCTGGTCGAGGGTGACGGAGCCCTGACACCGGGCACCGCACTCGACATCGGTTGCGGCACCGGCGACAACGCGCTGTATCTGGCTGGGCTCGGCTGGGACGTCACCGGCGTCGACTACGTCGCGACGGCGGTCCAGAAGGCGCGGGCCAAAGCCGCCAAGCGGGACGCTTCGGCGCCCGGCGCCGTGCGGTTCGACCAGGCCGACGCCACCCGGCTCACCGGCCAGGGCATCGGCGCGGACTTCGGGCTGATCATCGACAACGGCTGTCTGCACGGCATGAGCGCCAACGACCGCGACGCCTACGTGGGCGAGGTGACGGCGGTGGCCGCCCCGGACGCACGACTGCTGATCGTCGCGTTCGTCCCGGGCGCCTCGTTCGGGGTGCCCGGCATCGACCCGGCGGAGGTGGAGCGGCGGTTCGCGCTCGGGTGGACGCTGCTGTCCAGCGGCGACGAACCGGGCCTCGATCGGGGCGGCAAGAACCCGGCGCGGTATTACCTGTTCGCCCGGCGGCGTACCTGA
- a CDS encoding TIGR03618 family F420-dependent PPOX class oxidoreductase has translation MTDLSAFAELSARDHGLCVLNTLRGDGSIQSSVVNAGVMPHPKTGAPVVALVAIGATRKLRNLRADPRTSVVAHAGWQWLTVEGTAEVVGPGDIDPETLRVLLRNVFTAAGGTHDDWDTYDRVMRDEGRAAVLITPTRMYSNPAR, from the coding sequence ATGACCGATCTTTCTGCTTTCGCCGAGCTGTCGGCACGTGATCACGGTCTCTGTGTGCTGAACACCCTCCGCGGTGACGGCAGCATCCAGTCCTCGGTCGTCAATGCCGGCGTGATGCCGCATCCGAAGACCGGTGCACCGGTCGTGGCACTCGTCGCGATCGGCGCTACGCGCAAGCTGCGGAACCTGCGCGCCGATCCGCGTACGTCTGTCGTCGCGCACGCCGGTTGGCAGTGGCTGACGGTGGAGGGCACCGCCGAGGTCGTGGGCCCCGGCGATATCGACCCCGAAACGCTGAGAGTGTTGTTACGCAACGTCTTCACCGCCGCCGGTGGGACACACGACGACTGGGACACCTACGACCGGGTCATGCGCGATGAAGGTCGCGCCGCCGTGTTGATCACACCGACGCGCATGTACTCGAACCCTGCGCGGTAG
- a CDS encoding VWA domain-containing protein, whose protein sequence is MEIPFVGPLTLSGFSSAWFFLYLIAVVGAVAIYLLLRKARRKRVLRFANTELLEQVVAARPKTRSRWRHVPAVLLVVALVLLTTAMAGPTHDIRIPRNRAVVMLVIDVSESMIATDVKPSRIEAAKSAGKTFVNGLTNGISVGLVEFSSSATMLVAPTSDHDAVARTIDTLEPSPRTATGEGIFTALQAIATLDAVMGGGDGPPPAHIVLMSDGKETVPADPNDPRGALTAARAAKDQGVVISTISFGTPSGVITYEGQEVPVPTDDLSLQKIAKATGGESYRAETLDQLTSVYANLQEQIGYQTIRGDASGSWTRVGFFVLVLALFAGLKLNNRVPG, encoded by the coding sequence TTGGAGATCCCCTTTGTCGGGCCACTGACGCTGTCCGGGTTCTCCAGTGCCTGGTTCTTCCTGTATCTGATCGCAGTCGTCGGGGCCGTCGCCATCTACCTGCTGCTGCGCAAGGCCCGCCGCAAGCGCGTACTGCGGTTCGCCAACACCGAGCTGCTGGAGCAGGTCGTCGCGGCCCGTCCGAAGACGCGGTCCCGGTGGCGTCACGTGCCGGCAGTCCTGCTCGTGGTCGCGCTGGTGCTGCTCACCACCGCCATGGCCGGACCGACGCACGACATCCGCATTCCGCGGAACCGTGCCGTCGTCATGCTCGTCATCGACGTCTCCGAATCGATGATCGCCACCGACGTCAAACCCAGCCGTATCGAGGCGGCGAAGAGCGCCGGCAAGACGTTCGTCAACGGCCTGACCAACGGCATCAGCGTCGGCCTGGTCGAATTCTCCTCCAGTGCAACGATGCTGGTGGCGCCGACCAGCGACCATGACGCCGTGGCACGGACCATCGACACGCTGGAGCCGTCACCACGCACCGCGACCGGCGAGGGCATCTTCACGGCGTTGCAGGCCATCGCGACCCTCGACGCGGTCATGGGTGGCGGCGACGGTCCGCCGCCGGCCCACATCGTGTTGATGTCGGACGGTAAAGAGACCGTGCCGGCGGACCCGAACGACCCCCGCGGCGCGCTGACGGCGGCGCGGGCGGCCAAGGACCAGGGCGTCGTGATCTCGACCATCTCGTTCGGTACCCCGTCGGGTGTCATCACCTACGAGGGCCAGGAAGTGCCGGTCCCGACCGACGACCTGTCGCTGCAGAAGATCGCCAAGGCGACCGGTGGCGAGTCGTACCGCGCCGAGACCCTCGATCAGCTGACCAGCGTCTACGCCAATCTGCAGGAACAGATCGGATACCAGACCATCCGCGGCGACGCCAGCGGCAGCTGGACGCGGGTGGGGTTCTTCGTGCTGGTCCTGGCGCTGTTCGCGGGGCTGAAGCTCAACAACCGCGTGCCGGGCTGA
- a CDS encoding PPOX class F420-dependent oxidoreductase, whose product MAELSDDVIAFLSAGTRTAVLGWVAADGRPLAAPVWFVVDDGALVFNTGKNTAKGQALARDPRVVLCVDDTTPPYAFVQVQGVASISEDPDELLDIATRTGSRYMGADRAEEFGRRNGVPGELVVRVKPTKVIAAFDVAD is encoded by the coding sequence ATGGCAGAACTTTCCGACGATGTGATCGCTTTCCTGTCCGCAGGCACGCGCACCGCGGTGCTCGGCTGGGTCGCGGCCGACGGCCGGCCGTTGGCCGCACCCGTCTGGTTCGTGGTGGATGACGGAGCACTCGTGTTCAACACCGGGAAGAACACCGCCAAGGGGCAGGCGTTGGCCCGCGACCCGCGGGTGGTGTTGTGCGTCGACGACACCACCCCGCCCTATGCGTTCGTCCAGGTTCAGGGCGTCGCGTCGATCAGTGAAGATCCCGACGAGCTGCTCGACATCGCCACCCGTACCGGCAGCCGCTATATGGGCGCCGACCGCGCCGAGGAATTCGGCCGGCGCAACGGCGTTCCCGGCGAACTCGTCGTCCGGGTCAAACCCACGAAAGTGATTGCCGCGTTTGACGTGGCGGATTGA
- a CDS encoding FAD-dependent monooxygenase, whose amino-acid sequence MKVLISGASIAGPVLAYWLCRNGFDVTVVERAPALRKTGGHAVDLFRPAMEVSERMGVLGRIESRATGTTALTLNRPPNPRWTHINYVKLMSAMSDRHIEIMRDDLSQAYYDAVRDDAEFRFGDQITSITDAGEVTFEHGAAERYDLVVGADGLHSGVRRLTFGEQARERFLGGYLAVVSVPKMLAPKGEMSGYLAPRRIAMVYSADHLEDARAVFMFRTDRPLDYHHRDVAGQQRHLRSAFAGLVPEVDHWLGELDNTPAFYFDAITQLEMSTWSRGRVTLVGDAGYCPGPGVGGSTSLAVYGAYVLAHAVAAARGDHPAAFAAYERMMAAPVAGSRTMARVNAKTIVPGSDWGARALLGIMRTVSALPRGLTQRLARLNSNGVRLYDTMPLPD is encoded by the coding sequence ATGAAGGTGCTCATCTCCGGGGCCAGCATCGCCGGTCCCGTCCTGGCCTACTGGCTGTGCCGCAACGGATTCGACGTGACGGTGGTCGAACGCGCGCCGGCCTTGCGCAAGACGGGCGGCCACGCCGTCGACCTGTTCCGGCCGGCCATGGAAGTCTCCGAGCGCATGGGTGTGTTGGGGCGCATCGAATCTCGCGCCACCGGGACGACCGCTCTCACCCTCAACCGTCCACCCAATCCCCGGTGGACGCACATCAACTACGTCAAGCTCATGTCGGCCATGTCCGACCGGCACATCGAGATCATGCGTGACGACCTCAGCCAGGCGTACTACGACGCCGTCCGCGACGACGCCGAGTTCCGTTTCGGCGACCAGATCACCTCGATTACCGACGCCGGCGAAGTGACATTCGAGCACGGTGCGGCGGAGCGCTATGACCTCGTCGTCGGCGCTGACGGCCTGCACTCCGGGGTTCGCCGGCTGACCTTCGGCGAGCAGGCCCGGGAACGGTTTCTCGGCGGCTATCTGGCGGTGGTATCGGTGCCGAAAATGCTTGCGCCCAAAGGTGAGATGAGCGGGTATCTGGCGCCCCGGAGGATCGCCATGGTGTACAGCGCCGACCACTTGGAGGATGCCCGGGCGGTGTTCATGTTCCGGACCGACCGGCCGCTGGATTACCACCACCGCGATGTCGCCGGTCAGCAGCGGCACTTGCGGAGCGCGTTCGCCGGCCTGGTCCCCGAGGTCGACCACTGGCTGGGGGAACTGGACAACACCCCGGCGTTCTACTTCGACGCGATCACCCAGCTCGAGATGAGTACCTGGTCGCGCGGACGGGTCACGCTGGTCGGCGATGCCGGGTACTGCCCCGGCCCGGGCGTCGGCGGCAGCACCAGCCTGGCGGTGTACGGCGCGTACGTCCTGGCTCATGCCGTGGCGGCGGCCCGCGGCGATCACCCCGCGGCGTTCGCCGCCTACGAACGGATGATGGCCGCGCCGGTGGCCGGCAGCCGCACGATGGCGCGGGTGAACGCCAAGACCATCGTCCCCGGATCTGATTGGGGCGCAAGGGCACTGCTCGGCATCATGCGCACGGTGTCGGCGTTACCGCGCGGCCTCACGCAGCGGCTGGCCCGGCTCAACTCCAACGGCGTCAGGCTGTACGACACCATGCCGCTGCCGGATTGA
- a CDS encoding Nramp family divalent metal transporter, translating into MLDSAHLGDIEGAFGKISVSDPDTASTLKTRLLTLLAILGPGIIVMVGDNDAGGVATYAQAGQTYGYSLLWTLLLLIPVLIVNQEMVVRLGAVTGVGHARLINERFGRGWGWFSVGDLFLLNFLTLVTEFIGIALAADYFNVSKYIVVPTAAVALIAIMASGSFRRWERAMFVFIAITLLQIPMLLMAHPQWGHAAKSFVVPSISGGITSDAVLLIIAIVGTTVAPWQLFFQQSNIVDKRITPRFIGYERADTVIGALVVVIGAAALVMVGDFAAHVSGKTDFVDAGDIAHLLGAHSHALGSIFAIVLLDASIVGAAAVTLASSYAFGDVFGMKHSLHRGFKDAKAFYVSYCTMIALAAAIVLIPGAPLGLITTAVQALAGLLLPSATVFLLLLCNDREVLGPWVNRPWLNAVAGVIVGVLLLLSSILMATTMFKDLNVVAATEYLAGALVVGAGVGFAALRWMSRRQPATVTEPIDKLDRDTWRMPPLALLEPVRWNAGTRLGMIALRSYLVLGAILLLVKAIQLSHGG; encoded by the coding sequence GTGCTGGACTCGGCGCACCTCGGCGACATCGAGGGCGCCTTCGGCAAGATCAGCGTCAGCGACCCCGACACCGCGTCCACCCTGAAGACGCGGCTGCTCACCCTGTTGGCGATCCTGGGTCCCGGCATCATCGTGATGGTCGGCGACAACGACGCCGGCGGCGTGGCCACCTATGCCCAAGCCGGCCAGACCTACGGCTACAGCCTGCTGTGGACCCTGCTTCTGCTGATCCCGGTGCTGATCGTCAACCAGGAGATGGTGGTCCGCCTCGGCGCGGTCACCGGTGTCGGCCATGCCCGGCTGATCAACGAACGCTTCGGCCGCGGTTGGGGCTGGTTCTCGGTCGGGGACCTGTTCCTGTTGAATTTCCTGACCCTGGTCACCGAGTTCATCGGCATCGCATTGGCGGCCGACTACTTCAACGTGTCGAAGTACATCGTCGTCCCTACCGCCGCCGTCGCGCTGATCGCCATCATGGCCAGCGGCAGCTTCCGCCGCTGGGAACGAGCCATGTTCGTATTCATCGCCATCACCCTGCTACAAATCCCGATGCTGCTGATGGCCCACCCGCAATGGGGCCACGCCGCGAAATCGTTTGTGGTGCCCAGCATTTCCGGCGGCATAACGTCGGATGCGGTGTTGCTGATCATCGCCATCGTGGGCACCACCGTGGCCCCATGGCAGCTGTTCTTCCAACAGTCCAACATCGTCGACAAGCGCATCACGCCGCGATTCATCGGCTACGAACGTGCCGACACGGTGATCGGCGCGCTCGTGGTCGTCATCGGCGCTGCGGCCCTGGTGATGGTCGGCGACTTCGCCGCGCACGTGTCGGGTAAAACCGACTTCGTCGATGCCGGCGATATCGCGCACCTGCTCGGCGCCCACAGCCACGCGCTTGGCTCCATTTTCGCCATCGTCTTGTTGGACGCTTCCATCGTCGGCGCCGCGGCGGTCACCCTGGCCAGCAGTTACGCGTTCGGTGATGTGTTCGGCATGAAGCACTCCCTGCACCGCGGTTTCAAGGACGCCAAAGCGTTCTATGTGTCCTACTGCACCATGATCGCCCTCGCCGCGGCGATCGTGCTCATCCCCGGGGCGCCACTTGGACTTATCACCACCGCGGTGCAGGCCCTGGCCGGACTACTGCTGCCCAGCGCCACAGTATTCCTGCTGCTGTTGTGCAACGACCGAGAAGTGTTGGGGCCCTGGGTCAACCGGCCATGGCTCAACGCCGTGGCCGGGGTCATCGTGGGTGTGCTGCTGCTGTTGTCCTCCATCTTGATGGCCACCACCATGTTCAAGGACCTCAACGTCGTCGCCGCGACCGAATATCTCGCCGGTGCCCTCGTCGTCGGAGCCGGCGTCGGCTTCGCCGCGTTGCGGTGGATGTCGCGCCGCCAACCCGCAACCGTCACCGAACCGATCGATAAGTTGGACCGCGACACCTGGCGGATGCCGCCGCTGGCCCTGCTCGAACCGGTCCGGTGGAACGCCGGCACCCGCCTGGGCATGATCGCCCTGCGCAGCTACCTGGTCCTCGGCGCAATCCTGCTGTTGGTCAAAGCAATACAGCTCAGCCACGGAGGCTGA
- a CDS encoding EspA/EspE family type VII secretion system effector — MSFESVVHGAIEFVEDAAKTVKNAAKAVEKIAEKAGLPKIAGIAKSVGKYAGKLVIAPTPVLKGGQEIVKQMRRCSGEGDPDVGDDFRQGRRGFQKVQDTLTKAHPSESWDGGPAPRAYDNRVQSQEKSTAILMDADDQVATTLSREADEINEVRRKLDGQHNWLADYGKFTQSFGVIPVVGKEIQYVLETLAVSFVLTDAGHIMWDMHNNANSNAAAVRKTHDLYQTAASNATQSDSVNDFDPRSSSAEQRVIVPAAIRALAGVQGIAEKNAAESAAATTGASAKVGRTHGFICAVTHKAVTEAEAERATAGKNLAGVCKELGGKLQHAAGRYEQADAEGKANLDKQMPPR, encoded by the coding sequence ATGAGTTTTGAAAGTGTCGTGCACGGTGCCATCGAGTTTGTCGAGGACGCAGCGAAGACGGTTAAGAACGCTGCCAAGGCGGTTGAAAAGATCGCCGAGAAGGCGGGCCTTCCCAAGATTGCAGGAATTGCTAAATCAGTTGGGAAATATGCAGGAAAGTTGGTTATCGCGCCCACCCCGGTGCTGAAGGGCGGCCAAGAAATCGTCAAGCAGATGCGCCGCTGCTCTGGTGAAGGGGATCCGGATGTGGGTGATGACTTTAGGCAGGGGCGGCGTGGATTTCAAAAGGTGCAGGACACGCTGACGAAAGCGCATCCAAGCGAATCCTGGGATGGTGGGCCCGCACCGCGTGCATACGACAATCGAGTACAGTCGCAAGAGAAAAGTACTGCCATCTTGATGGACGCAGACGATCAAGTCGCCACGACACTGAGTCGAGAGGCGGACGAGATCAATGAGGTTCGACGAAAGTTGGACGGTCAGCATAATTGGCTCGCGGACTATGGAAAATTTACTCAATCATTTGGCGTGATTCCGGTGGTCGGTAAAGAGATTCAGTACGTTCTTGAGACGCTCGCCGTTTCGTTCGTGCTGACCGACGCGGGGCACATCATGTGGGATATGCACAACAATGCGAATTCGAATGCCGCAGCCGTGCGCAAGACGCACGATTTGTATCAGACTGCTGCTTCCAACGCCACACAGTCGGATTCCGTGAATGACTTCGATCCGCGGTCGAGTTCCGCTGAACAGCGGGTAATCGTTCCTGCCGCGATTCGGGCGTTGGCGGGCGTACAGGGTATCGCGGAGAAGAACGCAGCCGAATCGGCTGCTGCAACGACGGGGGCAAGTGCCAAGGTGGGCCGGACCCACGGCTTCATCTGTGCGGTCACCCACAAAGCCGTCACTGAAGCCGAAGCCGAACGTGCGACGGCCGGTAAGAACTTGGCGGGCGTATGCAAAGAGTTGGGTGGAAAACTGCAGCACGCCGCCGGTCGATACGAGCAGGCTGACGCAGAGGGGAAAGCGAACCTCGACAAGCAAATGCCACCGCGCTGA
- a CDS encoding pyridoxamine 5'-phosphate oxidase family protein encodes MALSKDEREQFLAEPHIGALSVNAGADRGPLTVPIWYSYTPGGTLWLLTGLGSRKHKLIEAAGHLSLMAERLEPTVRYVAVDGPVLSIETGTDEQLVEMAERYLGKEKAPAYLEIARREHGPSVTVTVDPKHWLSADLGAL; translated from the coding sequence ATGGCCCTTTCCAAGGATGAACGCGAACAATTTCTGGCCGAACCACACATCGGGGCACTGTCGGTCAACGCCGGCGCGGACCGCGGGCCGTTGACGGTGCCGATCTGGTACTCGTACACGCCCGGCGGCACGCTGTGGCTGCTGACCGGGCTCGGCTCCCGTAAACACAAATTGATCGAGGCGGCGGGGCACCTGTCGCTGATGGCCGAGCGTCTGGAGCCGACGGTCCGCTACGTCGCCGTCGACGGTCCGGTGCTCAGTATCGAGACGGGCACCGATGAACAGCTGGTCGAGATGGCCGAACGGTACCTGGGCAAGGAGAAGGCCCCGGCATACCTCGAGATCGCCCGGCGCGAGCACGGCCCCAGCGTGACCGTCACCGTCGACCCGAAGCACTGGCTGTCGGCCGACCTCGGGGCGCTGTGA
- a CDS encoding DUF7373 family lipoprotein → MPRRLALVAAATLLVAGCANTEAGKAEDVHAPATVEVNLLGSGNFPVTPAAPLGAAGAPLVGAQIDARRMADNVVGPWEVDPQMVVPGLSRALVITDAAALGTVMPAGVADTVKAHHLLYGFASDRLDPEQWRLMNAVLRFPDAAAATAAAADLAAAVAGLSPAVDHPVPIPGHPEARATTYSYNASVGPDQPVTMYSFTPHGQYVLGQLVYAPQQDGAVAAIAATLDAQVPRIDQFVPTDPAQFATLALDPSGLLAHTMSPPTYPDPPSTRPLSAKAGTYLPRAALHFQDDPVDTEPLFTAAGLELMTYNHTVVYRVRDAAAAAKLVNDLADLTARVEVAAHPVNAVDFLPGSRCVQSEVDPTMTNGSVFYCFAALNNSVISVHNASDIGARQETAAQYKMLLAP, encoded by the coding sequence ATGCCGCGGCGGTTGGCATTGGTGGCGGCGGCGACGCTTCTGGTGGCAGGGTGCGCCAACACCGAGGCGGGGAAGGCCGAAGACGTTCACGCACCGGCCACGGTCGAGGTAAATCTCCTCGGCAGCGGCAACTTTCCGGTGACGCCCGCGGCGCCGCTGGGTGCGGCGGGAGCACCGCTGGTCGGTGCCCAGATCGATGCCCGCCGGATGGCGGACAACGTCGTTGGTCCCTGGGAGGTCGATCCGCAGATGGTGGTGCCGGGGCTCTCGCGGGCCCTGGTCATCACCGACGCCGCGGCACTCGGCACCGTCATGCCGGCCGGGGTGGCCGACACCGTCAAGGCGCACCACCTGCTCTACGGCTTCGCATCCGATCGCCTGGACCCCGAGCAGTGGCGGTTGATGAACGCCGTCCTGCGCTTCCCGGACGCGGCTGCGGCCACGGCGGCCGCCGCTGACCTGGCCGCTGCGGTCGCCGGACTGTCGCCGGCGGTGGATCACCCGGTGCCGATCCCCGGGCATCCCGAGGCCCGGGCGACGACGTACAGCTACAACGCGAGCGTCGGCCCCGACCAGCCGGTGACGATGTACTCGTTCACCCCCCACGGCCAGTACGTGCTGGGCCAACTCGTCTACGCGCCACAGCAAGACGGTGCGGTGGCGGCGATTGCCGCGACGCTGGACGCGCAGGTGCCGCGGATCGATCAGTTCGTACCGACCGATCCGGCGCAGTTCGCGACCCTCGCCCTGGACCCATCGGGCCTGCTGGCGCACACGATGTCGCCGCCCACATACCCGGACCCGCCGAGCACTCGTCCGCTCAGCGCCAAGGCCGGTACCTATCTGCCGCGGGCCGCGCTGCACTTCCAGGACGATCCCGTCGACACCGAACCGCTTTTCACCGCAGCGGGTCTGGAGTTGATGACGTACAACCACACCGTCGTCTACCGGGTGCGCGATGCGGCGGCCGCCGCCAAACTCGTGAACGATCTCGCTGACCTCACCGCGCGCGTCGAGGTGGCGGCGCATCCGGTGAATGCGGTCGACTTCCTGCCGGGCAGCCGCTGCGTGCAATCCGAGGTCGATCCGACGATGACCAACGGTTCGGTCTTCTATTGCTTTGCCGCGCTGAATAATTCCGTGATCTCGGTGCACAACGCGAGCGACATCGGCGCACGACAGGAGACGGCCGCGCAATACAAGATGCTGCTGGCGCCGTAG
- a CDS encoding MgtC/SapB family protein → MDTLDIALRIAAGLALGAAIGMERQWRSRNAGLRTAALVSLGSTLFVVMGGYSFTGVHADPTRVAAQVASGIGFLGAGVIMKQGATISGLNTAATLWAAAAVGALAGGGLLVPAAIGAGAVIAANIILRPIGRTLDRHHGPGTEKTSAEYRFEVRCPTNAETRIRGLVFDAISRPNLTVQSIAATDLPDGEGVRIAATVIADERDDHQIEAALADVIKAPEVTSVRWSAEEMSLAD, encoded by the coding sequence ATCGATACCTTGGACATCGCACTACGAATCGCCGCCGGGCTGGCCCTGGGTGCCGCCATCGGAATGGAACGGCAATGGCGTTCCCGTAATGCCGGGCTGCGCACCGCCGCGCTCGTCAGCCTCGGCTCCACCCTGTTCGTCGTGATGGGTGGCTACTCGTTCACCGGAGTTCATGCCGACCCGACCCGAGTCGCCGCCCAAGTCGCCTCCGGCATCGGCTTTCTCGGCGCCGGCGTCATCATGAAGCAGGGCGCCACCATCTCCGGCCTGAATACCGCGGCAACGCTATGGGCCGCGGCGGCGGTCGGCGCGCTCGCGGGCGGCGGCCTGCTCGTCCCTGCCGCGATCGGTGCGGGTGCCGTCATCGCCGCCAACATCATCTTGCGGCCCATAGGCCGGACCCTGGACCGCCACCACGGCCCCGGCACCGAAAAGACCTCAGCCGAATACCGATTCGAAGTCCGGTGCCCGACCAACGCCGAGACCCGCATCCGCGGACTGGTGTTCGACGCGATCTCCCGTCCCAACCTCACCGTGCAGTCCATCGCCGCCACCGACCTGCCCGACGGCGAAGGCGTCCGGATCGCCGCGACCGTCATCGCGGACGAACGCGACGACCACCAGATCGAGGCCGCCCTCGCCGACGTCATCAAGGCACCTGAGGTGACCTCGGTTCGGTGGAGCGCCGAGGAGATGTCGTTGGCCGACTAG
- a CDS encoding TetR/AcrR family transcriptional regulator yields MARPPSETRLRIQDVARELFSQKGVQRTSLQDIADRLGISKPALYYHFSSREDLVRSILQPLVDEGEEFVAAQERLRGSARATPRELLQGYFDFHYRHRADLLLIVTDLTTLADLGLIDAMLAWRDRLGKLVFGRRPTLEQSTRAVIAFGGLQDCCLQFPDAPVDELKRATVDGAMAALGLPD; encoded by the coding sequence GTGGCGAGACCCCCCTCCGAAACCCGGCTGCGCATCCAGGATGTGGCGCGCGAGCTATTCAGTCAGAAGGGCGTGCAGCGGACCAGCCTGCAGGACATCGCCGATCGGCTGGGTATCAGTAAACCCGCGCTGTACTACCACTTCAGCTCTCGGGAGGACCTGGTGCGCAGCATCCTGCAGCCACTGGTCGACGAGGGCGAGGAATTCGTGGCCGCCCAGGAACGCCTGCGCGGATCGGCGCGGGCAACGCCCCGCGAGTTGCTGCAGGGCTACTTCGACTTCCACTACCGCCACCGGGCCGATCTGCTCCTGATCGTCACCGATCTGACCACGCTCGCCGATCTGGGACTGATCGACGCCATGCTGGCCTGGCGCGACCGGCTCGGCAAGCTCGTTTTCGGGCGTCGCCCCACCCTGGAGCAGTCCACCCGCGCCGTGATCGCCTTCGGCGGTCTGCAGGACTGCTGCCTGCAATTTCCGGACGCTCCTGTTGACGAGTTGAAACGGGCGACAGTGGACGGCGCCATGGCGGCGCTCGGCCTGCCGGACTGA
- a CDS encoding DUF2510 domain-containing protein, with protein MPGGWYPDPGGGPNLRYFDGQAWSPIGDVPQVSGGKKRSPWLWVLGGVAVLLTVVMVGGTWWWHKVATTTPPTTTVANQAAPQSKIIPTLTLPAGSKQERTNDPHRFEEWVVPSSYAETVRAVRKGLPIGVSFDGLAWCAESTSKNLTIWSWGTTADYLSVHASGSSLGGTSVSIGREPDVGGCLH; from the coding sequence ATGCCAGGGGGTTGGTATCCCGATCCGGGTGGTGGGCCGAACTTGCGCTATTTCGATGGTCAAGCGTGGTCTCCGATTGGAGACGTGCCGCAGGTTTCCGGTGGGAAGAAGCGGTCGCCGTGGTTGTGGGTGTTGGGCGGGGTCGCCGTCTTGCTGACTGTAGTGATGGTGGGCGGAACTTGGTGGTGGCACAAGGTTGCGACTACGACGCCACCCACCACAACCGTTGCCAACCAGGCCGCGCCGCAGTCAAAGATCATTCCCACGTTGACGTTACCCGCCGGTTCCAAGCAGGAGCGCACGAACGATCCGCATCGGTTTGAGGAGTGGGTCGTACCGTCGTCGTACGCTGAGACAGTCCGCGCGGTCCGTAAAGGATTGCCGATCGGGGTGTCATTCGACGGCTTGGCGTGGTGCGCCGAATCTACGTCTAAGAATCTGACTATATGGAGTTGGGGCACCACGGCTGACTATCTTTCGGTACATGCCAGTGGTTCGTCGCTCGGTGGAACTAGCGTCAGTATCGGTCGTGAGCCCGATGTTGGTGGTTGCCTCCATTGA